In the Candidatus Poribacteria bacterium genome, TTGACCTTGATGATGAAGGCTTATTTGCCTATCCGTTCCTCTATATGACAGGACATGTCGGGATTCGGCTTTCTCCGCAACAGGTCCGCAAGTTGCGGGAATATTTTGAACGGGGTGGTTTCCTCCACGTCGAAGATTGCGATGCACGGTTGAACAACTACCGCGGCGGCTTGCGTCCGCATATCTATGACATGATGCGACAGGTCTATCCGGAAAAGAATTTTGAACGACTGGAAATGAGTCATCCGATTTACCACACCCTCTACAAGCACGACGAGTACCTCGGCGGTGATAAACGTATCCCTGACGTCTGCGACTATGATGAAGCAATCATGGACGACGACCGTGTAATTGCCTATTTCTCTCCGAGCGATCTGAATTGCGCATGGGAAGGTAGACCGTGTGAACCGGGTGGTGAGGAGCAGCGGGAGTGGGCATTTGAACAGGGGATGAACGTGGTTGCCTATGCCTTGACGCGGTAATTTTTTAATTTACCTTGCGGTCAGTCAAAGCGGTTAGAAGTCGGGATTCGGAAATCCCTCCTACAGAAGGGCGGAAATTTTTTCTCGGAGGCGTTCATAAGCAAGGTTCGCGCCAGCGATGTTGCCTGAAGCCGGACCGATTTGAAGTTGCGCGATGGTGCCAGATCCGAAGAGGTTCTCAATCGGATGGAGTTGCAAATCGGTATCAAGTTGCGGGAGTCCGCAGACAAGCGGGATGTGGTGCTGCGCAAGTAATTCCGTTAAAAATCCGTAACGACGCAGATCAAATCTATACCCTGTGGCAAGGATAACACGGGACACATCCGTCATAACACTACACGTGGTTTCAACCCGCAGCCTTCGAGTAGACGGACCTTCCTTTTCGGTAGTGATGTTATGGATACGGGTTTCAGGATAGATGTCAACCTTTGAGGTATTCAGCAAAGCCGCCATAATATCGGGCGTGATGCTTCCTTCGCCTCTGTTCTGTTGAATTGTCTCATAACGCCGCTGAAAATCTATCTCACTTGCAAATTCAGCGAGTGCTTTGGGACCCAACCACACCGGCGGAAAATCGAACTGCTCCGTCTTTAATCCCTTCCGAGCAATCAGTGCTACGTTATGCCCGCGTTCGCCGAGGCTTTTTGCGAGTGTCCCTGCTGTCAATCCACCCCCAACGATAACGATTCGGTTTCCCTTATCGTCTCGCTTATCCTCACAATCCACCGAAAATTGGGAGGCGTGTAAAATCTGATCGGGGTATCGGCGTTGCCACTGGACAAACTCAGGTGGAACGTAAACGCAGTCGTCGCTCCCAATGGCGAGGACAACACAACCGCTCCGAAATCCTTCACTGTTTGTCGAGATGAGTCGGAACGGAAATCTACCTGCCCCTTTGTCCCACCGCAATTTCGCCACATCGGACTGATAATATACCCGATGTTCTCTGAGTTCAGCAAGCGCGCTTTTGCAGAAATCCCAAAAGAGTTGTGTGGAGGGTTGGGAATAAGGCGGTGCCAACGCATTCGTTCGGTTGTGCCGTTCGGCGTATTCAACGATACCGAGCGCATCGGGCGTAATGTGATGAACAGCGGGGGAGCGGAGAAACGTCATGCCTTGGCGTTCGGTTTTAGACCGCCATTGGGTGAGGGGGTGTGGATGCCGATCGACAACCGCGAGGTGTTTCGCTGCTGCGGGCATATCACGGAGCAGCCGGATTGCGATAGACACACCGTGTATCCCACCACCGATGATGGTAATCGGGATGTTCCGATGTGCTAAAGAGTTGTCGGTTCTCAGTTTTCGGCTATCGGAAACCTGCAGCAAAAAGGCTTTGGATTCACCAGATATCCCTTCTACTGACTGCTGATTGCTGATTGCTGACGGGTGGGGTAACCCCGCTCCTACACGAGGGCTATTCATTTTTTGGAAACCTAATCCACATTCGGTGCTGGCAGATGCGAGCTCTTTAACGCGAAAGTTTGTGACAACGGTTCATCAACGGCACGATAACGACTGTAACGATACTGGACAACCCCAACGGAGGGTGCGATCCAATAAATTGCGGGTGGACTAATTAAGAACACCGAGGGCTCCGGACTATCTCCGTAAACGACCTCTTCGTGAACGACATACGTCGTGTAACTACCGGCAGGAACGGTAACCCGCTCATTGTCGCTCACCACATAGCGCGTGACCGTGACGGGTATTCCAGCGGTTTTCTCAAAAACCGTCCACTCTTTCCCGACTTCCAATGGAAAATCCCAGAGACGGCGCGGCGGAAAATGCTTTCGGTGAGATATGCTCAGAAAACCTGGATTATCAAAATCTGGCAGGTACATGTCAAACGCGGATTCCGTCAACGCTTGATGGGTTTTAGAAAAGTAGGTCGCAAAAATTGGGAACGAGAACCCGTCAAAAAATTCGGTTTCTATTCGCAAATAATACGCGTTCGCCGCTAAGTGGTCAACAGCCTCAACGCTGAATTGGTCGGGTTCCCCGGTGGTCAGTTCACTGATGGTGAGTTGTCGATGCGTTGTGCCACTTATATCGCGTGTGCCTTCGACGCGCATGGTGAATTCCTGATTGGTGTCAACGTTGAGGTATGTCCATGCGGAACCCGGAGCCGTTGGAAGATCGATAGCTTGGAATCCTCTTGTTTCAGGGGGTGGAAGCGTCGTTTCGCCGTGCGGATCAATCAGTCCTTCATCTCCGCAACTCACAAGAAACAGAAGAATAGCCATCAGCAAAGCGGTTATCAGCTTTCGGTATGTGGTATGGCTGTATCGCTTGAAGGTCACCAAGTACTCTTGCTGACCACTGACCATTGACTGCTGACCACTATTCCACTGACGACTGATAACTGATAACTGACAACTTTTCATCACTTCACCAGACAGAATTTGCCGGTACTCTGGAACCCGTTTCCATCGGTTGCCCGGAAGAAGTATAATCCGGTGCAGACCATTTCGCCGCGTGCGTTCGTGCAATCCCATTCGGAGGCACTCTCCAGCACTTTGATTAAGTTTCCCAAAGCATCGTAGATTTCAATGGTTAATCCCTTCGGATAGAAGGTGAGATGTTTACCTTGCCCCGTGTAAAGCGGGTTCGGTGCGACGATGACATTTCGGTTCTGACTGTTTGCGACATAATTGAAGGTCCTTCCTTGCCAGATCCGAGTGCCTGTTACACCAGCAGCGGTTTGCCCACGAATCTTATAGAGATAGATACCGGTTGTGGGAAATCCGTTCGTGCGGAGCGTTCCAAACCATCTCGTCTCGGTTGCTTGTGTCAAAAAGACGGTGTATTCATTTCTATTCGGACCCTCCACTGTGAGGTGCGGTGCAGCCTGTAACGGGGACGTGCTTTGGACTTCGACATTCCACTCGCCTGTCCCGTGAGGCTGCGTCCGAATGAAGAAGGCAGGTGCTCCGCTCACGGTATCCACACTCGGTGTGATACTCTCTGGAACGATGCTCGGTGTTCCCATAAGTCCCATCGCGTCTACAGGCACAACGGCATAGTAGTAATGGAGGTTGTTCGGATCAAAGAACTCGCTGTTGACATCAATTCCCTCAAAGACGGTGGGGTCCGCGAACCGCGTTTGTGTAACATCAACACGGCCAACGATGGCTATATCGTCTTCGGGAATACCATTGCCATCGCGGTCGGCAGCGGTGAGCACTTCATCAGGATTCTGAAAAGGCAACGGGACATCCGTTTCATTCTGTAAGATATGGCGTTTTCGCACGATTGCGATTTCTCGAATTCCCGACGGATCGTCAACAGTCCACGTCACAAGGGGTCCGTTAGAACCTTGAACGACCTGTGCATTTGAAAGCACTCCTACCGGTGGGGCGCCCGCCATATAACTGACAGAGCCGCCAAAACTCCCTCCTGGAATTACGACGCGCTCGACATCGGGGTGCATATTAATTAAGATGAGCGCAATCTCCTGAATATCTCCGCCGAAATTTTTGAAGGTCATCTGTGCTTCTTGGGAACGGTGATAGGTAAACGCCTCCCTGATTTCAGTGGTCCCATTCCGTTTCTTGACGATGAGTTTGGCAGCCCATCCACGCAAACCGGTTCCTGCGTGCCGCTGCAGTTCATCTTGGATGTTCTCCCGATCATCCGGTGCGAGGTGTTGAAGACTGATCGGCGCGAGATCCGCGCCATCAATTTTGACTGCGAATTCCGGCATAATGCCTGTGGGATGGAAAACGATATAACGTGCTGAGAAATGCTCCGGCATTGATTCCGAATTGAAATCGGTGCGAACTGGGTAACTGGCATGGACATCGTTGGGGTGAATAGCGATCGGTGGAAAGCGGTGTGCGTTTCTATAGCCCGACATTCCAGTGGCTGTGTTCGCACGGGTATGCGTGAAATAGTTCCATACCGTGAAGGTCTTAAACGCCTCAGCAAGCGTGGTGCCGTTATTCGTAAAAACCTCGTAGAAATTGCCCATCTCGCGATAACTGCCATCGGTGGTGTTCCGGTAAAATTGGCGGACGATGTCGTATCCGAACCGCTCTGCCATATACAACGTCCAGATAACCGAGCCGTATTCGTGGTCGCCGATGCGGCTATCAAGAGAAATATCGGGGGTGAGAAACCAGCGGCGGAGTTGATGGATATAGTAGTTATAGGAATTGGTTTCGTTGGGTTCATCGGGATCGGGGAGCGTATCGCCATCGTCAATAACGCCGCCATCGTAAGTCATGACTTCTATCCAAGTTGCGGACGCTTCCATGAACCATGTCGGCATGTAGGCGTTATATCCGAACTGGACACCGTGCATGAATTCATGGGTGCAGGTTGTCTCAAGATAACGGATCCCTTCGGCTTTGCCGACGTAATCGTAGATACGGGAGTTAATCATGAAATAGGGCGCGACGGTTAGGGCGGTGGATAAAACGCGTCCTTCAAACCAGTCTGCGGTCGCGATACCGAGTGCGGGAAAGGTAAAGAGGTAGACATCATATTTATGATCGCCGCCGTTTTGTGCTGCCCAAAAGTCGCTGTAAGGGATTTTGAAGCCCATCAGGTCGATTTGGACGTGATATGCCCGTTCCATTGCATCGGCACAGAGATCAATATAATCAGGCACGCCATTGCGCGGGTGGAAATCCTCAAGCGGCGGGGCATGCCGACCGATACGCGTGTAATGGAGTTTAAAGTGCGGTGTGTCGAACCGCTCTGGTAGTTCTATTTCACCGAAGAAACTACCGGGGAGTCCGGGTCGAAGGAAAAGACCTTTCAACTTCTGCCGATGCACAGAGGGCAAGTTTTGCCAATTCTTGGCGATGGTGACAAAACTATCGGTTACACACTCGGTTATTTCGCTTGCGGTATATCTCGGTTTGAGAGTGGTGAACTGTTGAGCGGTTTGGATCGCGCTTTGGAGTTCGGAATCCGGTGGAAGCGCGTGTGTGACAGGTAAGAATGCTATACAGAGGGTAACGAGGATAAGTAATAATTTCATTTTTTAATAGTTATCAGTTGTCAGTTTTCGGTTAACAAGAGAAGTTTAACTGATAACTGAACATCAACAACTGCTCAAGCGAAACGAGTTGGTTTTCCATCAAGGCTGGTGTGATTGGTCTCTTTCCAATATGCTTTTACGCCGTCTTCGCCCTTTTTCGCTGCCCAGGCGTTCAGTTGCTCCCGCTCACCGACATAATCATAAACCGGAACAGCCATTCCACACGAGGTTTGCACGAGGTCAATGTTGAGGTCAAAGATCTGCCTTGCCCCGGGGAGCGGCGTGAATAACGGGAAGAGCATTTGCCATTCGGCATCGTCTTTGTGTATCGCCTTCGCAGTGCCGTAGAGTCGGAGGATCATCGGATTATCCTGAAAGGCGGTAAACATGAGCGTCATTCGCGGGTTTTCTTGAACGTGCGCGGCGGTTTCATTCCCGCTCCCCGTTACATTTAACCAAGCGACGCGGTTTGGACCCAAGACCCGTAACGAATCCATGCCTTTCGGGGACAGATTGATTCTGCTATCGGCTGTCGCGGTTGCGACAAAAAAGATTTTTTGTTCACTGATAAATTGCTGTAGTTTCTCGGGAATCTCAGTGTATAATTTTGACATCGTGTTGCGCCTGATTGTTGTGAAGGCGACCAAGATTGGATGCAATCCACTCAGCCGCCGATTCAAAAAACTTAATGTGCTTTGATAGCTCCCCACGTGAGTGCAAGTTTCCCCGTAGGTTCAACATCAAAGGCGATTTGATAATTGTCCATGACTTCTTTGTCATCTAATGCACGGTGATAGACAGCGACATCGTCAATATCGCCGTCAAAATAGAAGGGTTTGATAAAGGCGTTCCGGTCGTGTCCGACAGCGACAACAACATGGCTACGTGTATCGCGACTGTTTATCTTTCCGTCCGCCTCGGCATCGAGTTCACCGTTGATATAGAGAAATTTTTTCTCGTCCTCACCCGCAGCAACAAACGTGACGTGCGTCCATTCGTCCGCTTCGACGGCAGTCTCAGTTTTGAAGACACCGAATCCATCGCCACCTCTTTGGGTTTGTATCGTGCCATCTGCTAAGAGTTCCAACCACGAATCGCCACCGCCCTGTGGATCATCGTCCCAGATAATAACTTTAGGACCCTCGGGTAGGGCTGTCGGTTTAATCCACATTGCGTAGGTAAGATCCTGCCCTGTGGTGGCGGCTCCCATGACGACATAATCTTCTTTACCGTTGAATCTAAGTGCGTCTCCGACAATGCCTTCTACAATTTTCGGGGCACCCTTAATCTCCCCATCGTTTTCACCGAGAGCATCTTTGGCGATCTTGGCATCGGTATCGCTTTTATCAAAGGTCCAATGCCCTCCCAGTCCATCTTCAATGGATTGGGCGTGTGCTACTTCTGTAGACGCGAACGCGAAAGCAATGACTGCCGCGCAGAAGAGCGTAAAGCATAAATCAAGTTTCATCAATTCATCCCCTGGGTTTGTAAACCCATGACGTGCAATGTATCTCATCTGGTAGGAACAGAACACTGCTTACCTTCTTCATTTGACACCCACATATACTATAACACTGTTTTGGGCTCATATGCAAGGAAAACCCTGAATAAGGGTAGGATCATTTAGTTTTAGGAAATTATTGGAGGGTCTGGCATTGCCCAGAGCGGTTACAAATCTTTGAGGGTTGCCCATGTGGTCGCCAACTTATTGGCGGGTTCAACGGAGTGGGGTTTCGCGCCTTCAATTTGAAAGAGAGCAGCGGCATCGGCGTGTGTCCAGTGGTGCCACCCTTCAAGATTGAGGTCGAAAT is a window encoding:
- a CDS encoding DUF4159 domain-containing protein, yielding MSSNNRHLEPRKKSDLGKKHRELISSAALKPETKRLSRRSFFKGSVGLAAAALAADTLILPADAQWRFREYLPYDAAGDYHYGRYGRIEHHYPEMNPTGEKFTFVRLKYPGGDWYTNIVNYYYWQSDLQFAKVLAANTTINVEVREHPQYVDLDDEGLFAYPFLYMTGHVGIRLSPQQVRKLREYFERGGFLHVEDCDARLNNYRGGLRPHIYDMMRQVYPEKNFERLEMSHPIYHTLYKHDEYLGGDKRIPDVCDYDEAIMDDDRVIAYFSPSDLNCAWEGRPCEPGGEEQREWAFEQGMNVVAYALTR
- a CDS encoding lysine N(6)-hydroxylase/L-ornithine N(5)-oxygenase family protein, with product MNSPRVGAGLPHPSAISNQQSVEGISGESKAFLLQVSDSRKLRTDNSLAHRNIPITIIGGGIHGVSIAIRLLRDMPAAAKHLAVVDRHPHPLTQWRSKTERQGMTFLRSPAVHHITPDALGIVEYAERHNRTNALAPPYSQPSTQLFWDFCKSALAELREHRVYYQSDVAKLRWDKGAGRFPFRLISTNSEGFRSGCVVLAIGSDDCVYVPPEFVQWQRRYPDQILHASQFSVDCEDKRDDKGNRIVIVGGGLTAGTLAKSLGERGHNVALIARKGLKTEQFDFPPVWLGPKALAEFASEIDFQRRYETIQQNRGEGSITPDIMAALLNTSKVDIYPETRIHNITTEKEGPSTRRLRVETTCSVMTDVSRVILATGYRFDLRRYGFLTELLAQHHIPLVCGLPQLDTDLQLHPIENLFGSGTIAQLQIGPASGNIAGANLAYERLREKISALL
- a CDS encoding DUF723 domain-containing protein, producing the protein MITDNFSSLHQTEFAGTLEPVSIGCPEEV
- a CDS encoding pyridoxamine 5'-phosphate oxidase family protein, which gives rise to MSKLYTEIPEKLQQFISEQKIFFVATATADSRINLSPKGMDSLRVLGPNRVAWLNVTGSGNETAAHVQENPRMTLMFTAFQDNPMILRLYGTAKAIHKDDAEWQMLFPLFTPLPGARQIFDLNIDLVQTSCGMAVPVYDYVGEREQLNAWAAKKGEDGVKAYWKETNHTSLDGKPTRFA
- a CDS encoding LamG domain-containing protein, producing MRYIARHGFTNPGDELMKLDLCFTLFCAAVIAFAFASTEVAHAQSIEDGLGGHWTFDKSDTDAKIAKDALGENDGEIKGAPKIVEGIVGDALRFNGKEDYVVMGAATTGQDLTYAMWIKPTALPEGPKVIIWDDDPQGGGDSWLELLADGTIQTQRGGDGFGVFKTETAVEADEWTHVTFVAAGEDEKKFLYINGELDAEADGKINSRDTRSHVVVAVGHDRNAFIKPFYFDGDIDDVAVYHRALDDKEVMDNYQIAFDVEPTGKLALTWGAIKAH